A DNA window from Balneola sp. contains the following coding sequences:
- a CDS encoding twin-arginine translocation pathway signal — protein MIWIFGAAALFALIIVILGKTFSQPGYDGPESNHFNGTTFENTGDVPSKGFLDVMKWYLNRDQGEWKEIPEEEVVFAERPADNVTSGMKITYVNHSTFLIQTAGVNILTDPVWSERVSPLDFAGPKRFRPAGVKFEDLPPINLVLISHNHYDHLDIETLKKLNENFSPRFIVPLGVDRYLTEEGLENISPIDWWQSKPIDSDITIHSVEAQHFSARGLFDRDKTLWTGYVIDTPTGSVYFAGDTGYGDFSKKIGQRHQDIKVGLIPIGAYKPRWFMKPMHVNPEEAIQIHKDVNAEISFGMHFGTFPLADDGMKDPENDFSKAMLLPENAGVNFKLLTEGDSFQLSE, from the coding sequence ATGATCTGGATTTTCGGTGCGGCGGCACTTTTCGCATTGATTATTGTCATACTTGGCAAAACCTTTTCCCAGCCAGGCTATGATGGTCCGGAATCCAATCACTTCAATGGTACTACCTTCGAAAATACAGGAGATGTTCCATCCAAAGGGTTTCTCGATGTAATGAAATGGTACCTGAATCGGGATCAAGGGGAATGGAAAGAAATACCAGAAGAGGAAGTTGTTTTTGCTGAACGCCCAGCTGACAATGTGACCTCGGGAATGAAAATCACTTACGTCAATCACTCCACCTTTCTCATACAAACAGCAGGAGTTAATATTCTCACCGACCCTGTTTGGAGTGAGCGAGTGAGTCCGCTTGATTTCGCCGGCCCTAAGAGGTTCCGGCCTGCCGGAGTAAAATTTGAAGACCTTCCGCCCATCAACTTGGTATTGATCAGCCACAACCATTATGATCACTTAGATATTGAGACCCTAAAGAAGCTAAATGAAAATTTCAGCCCACGTTTTATTGTGCCATTAGGCGTTGACCGATACCTCACTGAAGAAGGCCTCGAAAATATATCTCCGATTGACTGGTGGCAGTCAAAACCTATTGACAGTGACATCACTATTCACTCCGTTGAAGCCCAGCATTTCTCAGCACGTGGTTTATTTGATAGAGATAAAACATTGTGGACCGGATATGTTATCGATACACCAACCGGTAGCGTTTACTTTGCGGGAGACACCGGTTATGGTGATTTCTCCAAAAAAATTGGCCAGCGACATCAGGATATTAAAGTCGGTTTAATTCCGATTGGAGCCTATAAGCCTCGCTGGTTTATGAAGCCTATGCATGTGAATCCCGAAGAGGCCATCCAAATCCACAAAGATGTTAATGCTGAAATCAGTTTTGGCATGCATTTTGGAACGTTCCCTTTAGCTGATGATGGCATGAAAGACCCTGAAAATGATTTCTCCAAAGCCATGCTACTACCCGAAAATGCCGGAGTGAACTTTAAACTGCTTACCGAAGGGGATAGCTTTCAACTGTCTGAATGA